GGCAAAATGTCAGATATGTGGACACAGAGTAAATAGGAATTGTAAATAAGTGCGAAGAGTGACTTAAAAACAAGCTTTTTAGGACTCGGTTATGTGCCGTCATAATGGAAAAGAGTTAAAATCCTCTCTGCAGACTCACTAAATATCGTGACCAGTGGCTTCCTACAAAGCAATCCCTTCTGTTCCCTTTATTTCAGCGGTTGTTTCTTCCACAAGATCAGGTCAGTTTTATTTTAACACTCTTCCTAATTTGTTAGACCAACCATGTGCGGAGAAGACACGCATATGGCAGGATGGTTTGAAAACCAGGCTTCCCGAAGATGCAGGTTACTAAGTCACTTTTACTGAGATCAGAGATCCATacaattgatttttcttctttcgtTTACTGTCACAACAGACCAGTTCCCACAGGATAAGGCTGTACGAGAGAGATGACTACGGGGGCCTGGTGTCTGAACTCACGGAGGACTGCTCCTGCATCCACGATCGCTTCCGCCTCAATGAGCTCCACTCCCTCCACGTGCTGGAGGGCTGCTGGGTCCTCTACGAGATGCCCAACTACCGGGGACGGCAGTACCTGCTGAGACCAGGGGACTACAGGCGCTACCACGACTGGGGGGCCCTGGACGCCCGAGTGGGCTCTCTGAGACGGGTCATTGATTTGTACTAGGCGGTGTGTTTCTTGTTAGGATTCACACAAAAACGCAATAAATATACAAATTGTGTTCTTGGCACTAAGTGACTCCTGTTTATCTTTAAATCATCCCTGGCTTGTAATAATTGGTGACCCCCGGCAACGTACATGACCCTGAAGGTCACGTGTTTGGAATGTCTACTTACTTCCTTTTGGTCAGGCAACAGTATTCTTTAAGCCCCCACTTACGTCATGAGGAATCTGCCTCTACAACCCATAatctgagaaagagaagaaaggcaatGGGAAGGACAAACTACTAGACCCCATATAAAGGAGAAAACATAGAATAAGGTGAGGCTAGGACGCCAAAGTCAAGGGATTGCTGGAGAGGTTAGAGCAGCGTGAGTCTCCGATTAGTCAAGAAAAGCTGAGTGAAGAGAGACGTTTAAGCAGAATTCCCAAGGTAGAGAAGGTCAAGCGCGCTTGATGAGTTCAGCTGGTAAGAGAAGTTTTAAAGTAAGCGTTAAAGGGCCTGAGTTGGTACCTTACTTTTTTTGGCTAATTACTAGTAACAAGAGCAACTCGGATTAGTTTTTTAGGGACTTTCCCAGTTTCAGCACAGAAAGTCCTATGTCCTGGAAAGGCCCTCAGTCTTAGGTAAACTGGGGTGTTTTGTTCCTCTACTTACTGATTACTTCTTTGATCAAGTCATTTCTTATCCTCTCTGTGCCTAAATTACCTTATTCAAGACTATAGGTGCATAAGAAATTCCTGCTTCACTAAATCCCAGGATAATTACGATGAAAAGATAAGGAAAGACTGTGAacacattttgttattttacattATTACACAAATGTAAATGTAGAAAATTCATGTATCCCCAGTGTCTACTCAAATTCAAGAGTACAATACGGTCATCTCTATTTTGGACTCCAAGATGAATTTCTGTCAAGACTCAATTACAGGGCGCCAGGGTAACTCAggtgattaagtgtctgccttcagcttagatcatgatcctggggtgctgggattgagccccataccgcgctccctgctcagtggggagtctgcttctccctctccctttgttctcCCCCATCTTCATgcgccctctctcactctctctctctattaaatgaataaaatatttttttaaaaagattcatttacACACATCATGTAAGGAGTacatgaatcactgaactctacctctgaaactaataatacactatatgttcattgattgaatttaaattttttaaaaagattaacttACACAGAGTTAAGTATTAATCTTTCCTCGGCTGTGTACCTCTGGAATTTCTTTCCACTATAGTAAACCTGCTCTCCCAGAATGCTAATTCTCTTTCCAAATTTATATGAGCAAAAATAGTGCCCTGTCCCAGTTAACTTCTTTGtcaaagctgattttaaaaattcatatggacTTGCAAGaaacccagaatagccaaaacaatcttgagaaagaagaacaaagtaggaGTATTTCTCAATTTCAGAACTTACCGCAAAACAACATAATCAAGAAAGTGAGGTCCTGGCATCGGGAAGACACAGAAATGGATGAAATAGACTCGAGAGTCCAGAAATTAACCCATGTGTCAACTGATTTGCGATGAGGATGCTAAGACGATTCACTGGGGAATAAATAGCTTCTCAATAAATGATACTGAAACTATAGGACAACCACATGAAAAGGATGAAGTTAGCCCCCTATTTCACaccctttataaaaattaacttgagggacacctgggtggctcagttggttaagcagctgcctttggctcaggttatgatcccagtgtcctgggatcgagtcccacattgggctccttgctcagcggggaacctgcttctccctctgcctctgcctgccattctgtctgcctgtgctcactctctctctctctctctgataaataaataaagtttaaaaaaattaacttgaaaaaatCAAAGACTTAAGCGTAAAAACtcaaaaacttggaagaaaacacaagcaTCTTTACGATCTTGAattaggcaatgatttcttaaacATGAAataacaaacaacaataaaatagattggacttaaaattaaaacattttgtgactcaaaggacactatcaagaaaatgAATGTAGTAACTTCTCACTACACACATCTCTGGAggcgagggaaacaaaagcaaaagtgaactattgggacctcctcaagataaaaagcttctgcacagcaaaggaaacaatcaataaaactaaaaggcaacttatggaatgggagaagatatttgcaaatgacatattagataaagggctagtacccaaaatctataagaacttaaactcaacacccaaaaaataaataacccagttaagaaatgggcagaagacataaacagacatttctccaaagaagacatacaaatgactaacagacacatgaaaaaatgctcaatgttactcaccatcagggaaatacaaatcaaaaactcagtaagataccacctcacacttgtcagaatgactACAATTAGTAACtcgggaaacaacagatgttgtatgtatcttacaactcaataacacAAAGACAAGCAACATTATTAAAAGGTGGGCAAAAGTCTTGAATATATGTCTTtctaaagaagataaataaacggccaataaacaaatgaaaagatgttcaaacaTCATTAGTtcttagggaaattcaaattaaaaccacaatgggcTACCACTTAATAGCCGCTAGGATATTTGGGGGGAAGAAGCcctagaaaataacaaatattgatAAAGAGGTAGAGAGATTGGAACTCTCataaattgctggtgggaatgtaaaatggtgcagctgctatggaaaatagtttggtCATTCCttagttaaacatagagttatcatatgattcagcgattctacttctatatatatattcaaaagaattgaaagcagtgTTCAAACACAAACTTATACATAAGTGTTTATAGCagtactattcacaatagccaaaaggtgaaaacaacccCAAAGTCTATAAATGGATGAAGAGAGCAATAAAATGTGTTATATCCATATTATGGAATactatttggccataaaaaggaatgaaatactgatacgtgctataacatggatgaatcttgaaaacattatgcaaaGTGAGAGAAGCCGGTCACAAAAGTATGTATATTATAGGATTCCATtgatatgaaatatccagaatgggCAAATCTACAGAGCAGTAAATTGATTcatggttgcctagggctgggagGAATGGGTAGATAAgggaataaaactaaaaagcacATGATTTCTCACTGTAGTGACACACGCGTTCTTAAAATTGACTGTAGCAATGGTTGTACACATCTATGAACATATTAAAACcctgaattatatactttaaatggacCAACTGCatagtatgtgaattatagcggaataaagatcatttaaaaactaATGCTCTGGGGTCACTGGCTGTCAgtagggcatgcaactcttgatctcaaggttgtgagttggagccccagattgggtatagagattacagaaagaaatgaggagagcagaggagaggagaagaaagggaagggaaggggagggaagggtagagtagggggagggagaagggaggagggagaaggaggcttcccactgagcagagtctgatatggagctcgatcccaggaccctgggactatgacctgagccacccaggtgcccactattTATGTTCTTGCCCAAGATCTCACAAATATTTGGGGGAAGTTCCCACAATAATTGTGCCGTGTTAGCTACATGATGTATTTTGTATAAAATTCCTTGTACAATGTCTGGAACACACCAGACACTCTTTATATAGTAGGCTATTTATTATTacctattattattttcatcatcatgAGCCAGGTGAGTGCTAAAAGGTTTCTGCAGTTTCAATCCTAACTGCTTAAATGAAAGTAGACATGGCTTCCTTCAGCAGGGGCATGTCAATGACTTGCTGATGAACTCAAGAGATTTCAGTTGAGACTGGTTTACCAGAGAGTCAGGAAGGAAGTCTGCAAATGCTTCAGGAAAAGCCAGCATTTGcatggaggggaaggagaagggcgAGGAACTATTTGCATTCAGACTTCTAACAGGCCTCAGGCAACTATAATGGctctgaaataaatgattttgtttttggaagAAACCAGCATTATATCAGATCCATTCAAATATTTTGATCTACAAGTTTATTTAACCATGAGCTCCTTCCTAGAGGACCTTATACAGCTTTCTAAATTTTAGTTCTGATTTAAATAAGACCAGTGCTTCCAAAGGGAGTTTTGCAGTtattaaaaatggaacaaaaaaaatctgttcataaTTTTACGGTTATACTCAGTATTCAAATATTTCTGGTAGAAGGCCCAGTGGCTTCAGTGCCTTAACCTCCAACATAATTAGACAGGGCTGTTGGCTGATAATACAAAGAGACATAATGAAGCCTGTCTTAACAGCAACAGGACCTGAAGTCTCATTCCATTGATCCATCCATCTTCTAGAGCACAAGAAGCACCCACACTGGACTTGCACCCAGTGGGGAGTCCacatccttcccctccccctcccttgcgcgctctctctctctctctctctctctctcactttcaaataaataaataaataaatctttttaaaagtataatatgagggcacctgggtggctcagtgggttaagcctctgccttcggctcaggtcatgatctcagggtcctgggatcgagtcccgcatcggactctctgctcggcagggagcctgcttcctcctctctctgcctctctgcctacttgtgatctctctctgtcaaataaataaataaaatcttttttaaaaagtgtaatatGAAAAATGACAAGGAAATAGCTAAAAATCTCCCTTATTATTTTCCCTCACAAAAATGTTGTCTaccactttttctttcatttttattctctttctcaggaccacttccctgtctctctcccttaccCACTAGAAGTAAGTTCTGAGACTTTAACAGGATAGCCCTGGAGGTGCTCTAACAACTCCCCACCCTGTAGGAAAGCTGTGGGTGCTGTGGGCCCATGCCAGTCTGGGGTTTGGGGGCCATTTTGAACCTCCCTCCAAGTCCTCCCACGTCAGCAAGGATGGGCAGAAGCTGAGGGCATCAGAACCAGAGGGTGGTAGCTGAGTGAGTGGGAGAAAGTGGTTTCTGTGTCTCTGAACATCCACGTAGGTGATCACATATGGGAGAGTTCTCAATTCCCAAAACAGAAGCTTTGTTTTTTCATGGTCTTCATGTTGGCAGGGCTCTATCTATCCACCTACTTAACTAATACATGATGAGGGATAAAGAAGTGTGATATGGCCCTTATTCTCGAGTTCATAACCTTGCTGAAgacaagggaaagaagaaattctaTGAGAAAGGCGGAGTTAAGCTGAGTGGTGATGAAGGGCAGTAGATGCTCAAAGAAGGGACAGCCAAGGAAAAGCTGGTTTGGAGAGGAGCTGTCCTTGAAGAGGGACATAAGCTGCCTAGACTGAGTGAGATCTGATATGCTTCTGAGAAGGGAAGATGTTCCTGTATCAAGGAATGGCTCTCCTCCCTTGGTCCAGATCCTCCCAGACATCTTGAATTTAGAAGGcaaaatggaaacacattttCTCCCTAGTTGGCCCTCCCAGGCTGCtatgatttaaaacaaacatcCCCACTGTTTTCAGCATGAATTGCATCTATACCtattatttctctctttaaacATGAAAAGGCTTAATCAAATAATGAGCAGGGACATTTCTGACTTGTCCTTTATACATCAACATTCCTCTCGCATGCTGCTTCAAAGATCTCCAAAGCACTTTAGAAActataatataatgaaaaataaaaattgaacacATGGAGAAGACAGCATTGGTAATAgagatatga
Above is a genomic segment from Mustela lutreola isolate mMusLut2 chromosome 3, mMusLut2.pri, whole genome shotgun sequence containing:
- the LOC131828197 gene encoding gamma-crystallin A, with translation MGKITFYEDRGFQGRCYECSSDCPNLQPYFSRCNSIRVDSGCWMLYERPNYQGHQYFLRRGDYPDYQQWLGLSDSIHSCRAIPYTSSHRIRLYERDDYGGLVSELTEDCSCIHDRFRLNELHSLHVLEGCWVLYEMPNYRGRQYLLRPGDYRRYHDWGALDARVGSLRRVIDLY